In one Corythoichthys intestinalis isolate RoL2023-P3 chromosome 16, ASM3026506v1, whole genome shotgun sequence genomic region, the following are encoded:
- the stk19 gene encoding serine/threonine-protein kinase 19 → MNRKRPLICDIFKVQKRRPGAEKFGVKSDEGLTDVRASLEYLMTLFPRKLFNDKLPQIVLKHQLYSIHHDKTLVDKEVNKLRDNGELLMFQLGFDAEAFGLVFTPDYKAKVLSGEEGRDTRGTVDKFLEKVLSPCTDLSFSKDQMIRDFLFTDSEITQLVKAGVLTVRDAGSWWLSIPNSGRFTKYFIQGRKGVLSMVKKSRYGEALQAELEGRRTTSQVKFHIKYHIHDLVGAELVESIPTTSGTLLRYVDS, encoded by the exons ATGAACAGAAAACGACCTCTGATTTGTGACATTTTCAAAGTACAGAAAAGAAGACCAGGTGCTGAGAAGTTTGGTGTCAAGAGTGATGAAG GTTTGACTGACGTCCGAGCCAGCCTGGAGTACCTCATGACACTATTTCCCAGAAAGCTCTTCAATGACAAATTACCTCAAATTGTACTGAAGCACCAACTGTATAGCATTCATCATGACAAGACTCTAGTGGACAAGGAAGTG AATAAACTGCGCGACAATGGGGAGCTGCTCATGTTCCAACTCGGTTTTGACGCCGAGGCGTTTGGCCTTGTTTTCACGCCTGACTACAAGGCCAAAGTTTTGTCCGGAGAGGAGGGAAGAGACACCCGAGGGACTGTGGACAAGTTCTTGgagaaagttttgtcgccttgcACCGATCTGAGCTTCAGCAAAGACCAGATGATCAGGGACTTCCTCTTTACGGACTCAGAAATCAC GCAGCTGGTGAAGGCCGGGGTCTTGACGGTCAGGGACGCCGGCAGCTGGTGGCTCTCTATTCCCAACTCTGGCAGATTCACGAAGTACTTTATACAAG GTCGTAAAGGCGTGCTGAGCATGGTGAAGAAGTCGCGCTATGGCGAAGCGTTACAGGCTGAGCTGGAAGGACGGCGGACCACCTCGCAAGTAAAATTCCACATCAAGTACCACATTCACGATCTGGTCGGTGCCGAGCTGGTGGAAAG CATACCAACAACCTCTGGGACTTTGTTGCGATATGTTGACTCCTGA
- the dxo gene encoding decapping and exoribonuclease protein isoform X1: protein MIIKLSEHRSLELKVNMNQQHSHNSSFQHQRQTFTRRRDDGEQNDRGHKFSKSDHHLSESTTRQTTPSTQTLSTRKELYERDFPLYKQPVELGFFSLDSERSFFNDSRQMRYYAEPDKCPHFDLRDGYRDRYIKRDDSVKEKLDHILRWILANRHKLTRKAEKSSSSGLEVDFVTWRGHLTKLLTTPYEMREGWLLAVTRFKGSLYISEVETDTARWDRENRTERHQEMMYWGYKFEQYICTDKMDGDPDSSGVVNTNEAFCTVVQTRLSDHRLLFSGEVDCRDKDPNTPAPPACYVELKTSAEICTPKQRSNFYRFKLLKWWAQSFLPGVPRIVAGFRDDNGVVVSVETFHISKISRLIKAEDKCWRPTVCMNFCSDFLSFVKSVVTEDNPNVVYLFCWNPRCDVTYSVHRDSPYSFLPNWYVKEMG, encoded by the exons ATGATCATCAAATTGAGTGAACACCGCAGTTTGGAACTAAAA GTTAACATGAACCAGCAACACTCCCACAATTCCAGCTTCCAGCACCAGCGGCAAACATTCACGAGACGGAGAGATGATGGCGAACAAAATGACAGGGGACATAAATTTTCCAAATCAGACCACCACCTCTCCGAGTCAACAACTCGGCAAACAACACCCAGCACTCAGACTTTAAGCACCAGAAAGGAACTTTACGAAAGAGACTTCCCCTTGTACAAGCAACCTGTCGAACTCGGTTTCTTTTCTCTCGACTCCGAGCGCAGTTTTTTTAACGACAGCAGGCAGATGAGGTACTACGCGGAACCTGATAAATGCCCACATTTTGACCTAAGGGATGGATATAGAGACCGTTACATAAAGAGGGATGACAGCGTGAAGGAAAAGCTAGACCACATCCTGCGTTGGATCTTGGCGAACAGACATAAGCTCACACGGAAGGCGGAGAAGTCATCTTCATC AGGTTTGGAAGTGGACTTTGTGACGTGGCGAGGCCATTTGACCAAACTACTGACCACACCATACGAAATGCGAGAGGGCTGGTTGCTGGCCGTCACCAGGTTCAAGGGAAGCCTTTACATCAGCGAAGTGGAAACGGACACCGCTCGCTGGGATCGAGAGAATCGCACTGAGAGGCACCAGGAGATGATGTACTGGGGGTACAAGTTTGAGCAGTACATATGTACAG ACAAGATGGATGGTGACCCCGATTCAAGCGGCGTGGTCAACACTAACGAGGCCTTCTGCACCGTGGTCCAAACACGTCTCTCGGATCACAGGCTGCTGTTCTCAGGCGAGGTGGACTGCCGGGACAAAGATCCAAACACTCCGGCTCCTCCGGCATGCTACGTGGAGCTCAAGACATCCGCGGAGATCTGTACTCCCAAACAGCGGAGCAACTTTTACAG ATTTAAGCTACTCAAGTGGTGGGCACAGTCCTTCCTCCCTGGAGTCCCTCGCATTGTAGCAGGTTTCCGGGATGACAACGGAGTGGTCGTCTCCGTGGAGACCTTTCACATCTCCAAGATTTCGCGGCTCATTAAA GCCGAGGACAAATGTTGGAGGCCGACAGTCTGCATGAACTTCTGCAGTGACTTCCTGTCTTTTGTCAAGAGTGTGGTGACTGAAGACAACCCGAA TGTGGTGTATCTGTTCTGCTGGAACCCTCGCTGTGATGTGACCTACTCAGTCCACAGAGACTCTCCTTATTCCTTTTTGCCAAACTGGTACGTGAAGGAGATGGGCTAA
- the dxo gene encoding decapping and exoribonuclease protein isoform X2: MNQQHSHNSSFQHQRQTFTRRRDDGEQNDRGHKFSKSDHHLSESTTRQTTPSTQTLSTRKELYERDFPLYKQPVELGFFSLDSERSFFNDSRQMRYYAEPDKCPHFDLRDGYRDRYIKRDDSVKEKLDHILRWILANRHKLTRKAEKSSSSGLEVDFVTWRGHLTKLLTTPYEMREGWLLAVTRFKGSLYISEVETDTARWDRENRTERHQEMMYWGYKFEQYICTDKMDGDPDSSGVVNTNEAFCTVVQTRLSDHRLLFSGEVDCRDKDPNTPAPPACYVELKTSAEICTPKQRSNFYRFKLLKWWAQSFLPGVPRIVAGFRDDNGVVVSVETFHISKISRLIKAEDKCWRPTVCMNFCSDFLSFVKSVVTEDNPNVVYLFCWNPRCDVTYSVHRDSPYSFLPNWYVKEMG, from the exons ATGAACCAGCAACACTCCCACAATTCCAGCTTCCAGCACCAGCGGCAAACATTCACGAGACGGAGAGATGATGGCGAACAAAATGACAGGGGACATAAATTTTCCAAATCAGACCACCACCTCTCCGAGTCAACAACTCGGCAAACAACACCCAGCACTCAGACTTTAAGCACCAGAAAGGAACTTTACGAAAGAGACTTCCCCTTGTACAAGCAACCTGTCGAACTCGGTTTCTTTTCTCTCGACTCCGAGCGCAGTTTTTTTAACGACAGCAGGCAGATGAGGTACTACGCGGAACCTGATAAATGCCCACATTTTGACCTAAGGGATGGATATAGAGACCGTTACATAAAGAGGGATGACAGCGTGAAGGAAAAGCTAGACCACATCCTGCGTTGGATCTTGGCGAACAGACATAAGCTCACACGGAAGGCGGAGAAGTCATCTTCATC AGGTTTGGAAGTGGACTTTGTGACGTGGCGAGGCCATTTGACCAAACTACTGACCACACCATACGAAATGCGAGAGGGCTGGTTGCTGGCCGTCACCAGGTTCAAGGGAAGCCTTTACATCAGCGAAGTGGAAACGGACACCGCTCGCTGGGATCGAGAGAATCGCACTGAGAGGCACCAGGAGATGATGTACTGGGGGTACAAGTTTGAGCAGTACATATGTACAG ACAAGATGGATGGTGACCCCGATTCAAGCGGCGTGGTCAACACTAACGAGGCCTTCTGCACCGTGGTCCAAACACGTCTCTCGGATCACAGGCTGCTGTTCTCAGGCGAGGTGGACTGCCGGGACAAAGATCCAAACACTCCGGCTCCTCCGGCATGCTACGTGGAGCTCAAGACATCCGCGGAGATCTGTACTCCCAAACAGCGGAGCAACTTTTACAG ATTTAAGCTACTCAAGTGGTGGGCACAGTCCTTCCTCCCTGGAGTCCCTCGCATTGTAGCAGGTTTCCGGGATGACAACGGAGTGGTCGTCTCCGTGGAGACCTTTCACATCTCCAAGATTTCGCGGCTCATTAAA GCCGAGGACAAATGTTGGAGGCCGACAGTCTGCATGAACTTCTGCAGTGACTTCCTGTCTTTTGTCAAGAGTGTGGTGACTGAAGACAACCCGAA TGTGGTGTATCTGTTCTGCTGGAACCCTCGCTGTGATGTGACCTACTCAGTCCACAGAGACTCTCCTTATTCCTTTTTGCCAAACTGGTACGTGAAGGAGATGGGCTAA